A genomic segment from Polyangium mundeleinium encodes:
- a CDS encoding GFA family protein: MQIHGQCHCANISFTLDWKPEPSEIPARACTCSFCTKHGGVWTSCPTGSLRVRVNEPSRVAKYAFGTKTADFHVCAKCGITPVVTCRIDGRLYAVVNVNTFEGVDPTLLRRGAAKLDQENEDARLARRKRNWIAQVEYEEATPSDAP, translated from the coding sequence ATGCAGATCCATGGTCAATGCCACTGTGCAAACATCTCGTTCACGCTCGACTGGAAGCCGGAGCCCTCCGAGATTCCCGCGCGCGCCTGCACTTGCTCGTTCTGTACCAAGCATGGCGGCGTCTGGACCTCCTGCCCCACCGGCTCGCTCCGCGTGCGCGTGAACGAGCCCTCCCGTGTGGCGAAGTATGCATTCGGCACGAAAACCGCTGATTTCCACGTCTGCGCGAAGTGTGGCATCACGCCGGTGGTCACCTGCCGCATCGACGGTCGCCTCTACGCCGTCGTCAATGTCAACACGTTCGAAGGCGTCGATCCGACGCTCCTCCGGCGCGGCGCCGCGAAGTTGGACCAGGAAAACGAGGACGCCCGGCTCGCGCGTCGCAAGCGGAACTGGATCGCCCAGGTGGAGTACGAGGAGGCCACGCCGAGCGACGCGCCCTGA
- a CDS encoding M50 family metallopeptidase yields MRVRDGYLVIGHFRRAPIRVHWSMPLGAFVLCGFSFAPGAWLGFLVLVLVHELGHAVLAGAVGGHVFSIDVHAAGGSCDWTGEVTMKQRAIVAWGGVLAQLAVLLTAPLWSSILPSGGFGGDLASTLTRTNLVLIALNLIPTPPFDGAEAWRLFRR; encoded by the coding sequence ATGCGCGTTCGTGACGGCTACCTCGTGATCGGCCACTTCAGGCGGGCACCGATTCGCGTCCACTGGAGCATGCCGCTCGGCGCGTTCGTGCTTTGTGGGTTCAGCTTTGCGCCGGGCGCATGGCTCGGATTCTTGGTCCTCGTCCTCGTGCACGAGCTCGGTCACGCGGTGCTCGCCGGTGCGGTCGGGGGCCACGTCTTCTCGATCGACGTTCACGCGGCCGGCGGGTCTTGCGATTGGACCGGCGAGGTCACCATGAAGCAGCGCGCGATCGTCGCATGGGGCGGCGTCCTCGCGCAGCTCGCGGTGCTGCTCACGGCGCCTCTCTGGTCGAGCATCCTGCCCTCGGGGGGCTTCGGCGGGGACCTCGCGTCGACCCTCACGAGGACGAACCTGGTGTTGATCGCCCTGAACCTGATTCCCACGCCGCCGTTCGACGGAGCCGAGGCTTGGCGGCTGTTTCGGCGATAG
- a CDS encoding D-2-hydroxyacid dehydrogenase yields MKLTIFCDTTFPEEALCALSEGVAGHSLVFGSARTSSNLASGAPDPALLTADVAFGQPAVDGLLGSSRLRWVHLTSAGYTRYDGDAIRAALISKGIALTTSSTVYADPCAEHVLAMMLSMARRLPESLDVQRTTRAWESTLRRERSILLRGQTVLLLGYGAIGRRLAELLAPFEVRLLAVRRRAEGDAHVTVVHEGDIDRALGEADHVVNVLPENERTRGFLDRARLARMREGAFVYNVGRGTTVDQSALLDALQSGRLGGAYLDVTEVEPLPADHPLWSAPNCFLTPHAAGGRRGEHLALVRHFLDNLRRFERGEALLDRVL; encoded by the coding sequence ATGAAGCTGACCATCTTCTGTGACACGACCTTCCCGGAAGAGGCGCTCTGCGCGCTTTCGGAGGGTGTGGCCGGTCATTCTCTGGTGTTCGGTTCCGCGAGGACGTCCTCCAATCTGGCGAGCGGAGCGCCCGACCCCGCGCTGCTCACGGCCGACGTCGCGTTCGGCCAGCCGGCCGTGGACGGGCTCCTCGGTTCGTCGCGCCTTCGCTGGGTCCACCTGACCAGCGCGGGGTATACCCGTTATGACGGCGACGCGATTCGCGCGGCGCTCATCTCCAAGGGAATCGCTCTGACGACGAGCTCGACCGTCTACGCCGATCCGTGCGCCGAGCATGTGCTGGCCATGATGCTGTCCATGGCGCGGCGGCTGCCCGAGTCGCTCGACGTGCAACGAACGACGCGCGCCTGGGAGAGCACGCTGCGGCGCGAGCGGTCGATTCTGCTGCGCGGACAGACCGTGTTGCTCCTCGGATACGGGGCCATTGGACGCCGGCTCGCGGAGCTGCTCGCGCCTTTCGAAGTGCGGCTTCTGGCGGTTCGGCGACGCGCAGAGGGAGACGCCCACGTGACGGTGGTGCACGAAGGGGACATCGATCGTGCGCTGGGCGAGGCGGACCACGTGGTGAACGTGTTGCCGGAAAACGAGAGGACGCGCGGCTTTCTCGATCGTGCGCGGCTCGCGCGGATGCGCGAGGGGGCATTCGTGTACAACGTGGGGCGAGGAACGACGGTGGATCAGAGCGCATTGCTGGATGCGCTGCAAAGCGGGCGGCTCGGGGGCGCCTATCTCGACGTGACCGAGGTCGAGCCGTTGCCGGCGGACCATCCCCTGTGGTCGGCGCCGAATTGCTTCCTCACGCCGCACGCGGCGGGCGGGCGGCGCGGGGAGCACCTCGCGCTCGTGCGGCATTTCCTGGACAACCTGCGGCGGTTCGAACGGGGAGAGGCGCTCCTCGATCGCGTGTTGTGA
- a CDS encoding cyclase family protein — MRFLKHVFAAQGDKAQVSRRDFLGGAAGAAGASVLAQMIPRHALASPPCPVPPNGPFTDAPVTLDWIFSRWDDLDVWGDTVGTLVEINEAKRKDALKLGARGDAKVYSLGEPMRAGSPAFPHDPPRRADYWIAAYGPVGENEFFYQDERFEAFTFQQATQVDDFGHPSFGGWFYGGHRFEQITPRPDILDPLDRQALARADSEAANYGPGSILGGTQSLGIQNIGPIITRGLLLDVLGYKRAVGHTSAIAPNGKSLAPGYRITIADLKATMDWEDLDCIEPGDVVIIRTGWSHYWANEALWPTYLGAAPGPWIAECHWLAQFRPAIVASDTYAMEVFPGPRATALAEGHQVLMVANGIRLGEGFNSAALAADRVYEFMFFDTPYNLAGATCAGNAPAAIGGRKKNK, encoded by the coding sequence ATGCGTTTCTTGAAGCACGTGTTCGCGGCCCAGGGCGACAAGGCGCAGGTGAGCCGTCGTGATTTCCTCGGCGGCGCGGCGGGCGCAGCGGGCGCCTCCGTCCTCGCGCAGATGATCCCGAGGCACGCCCTCGCGAGCCCGCCTTGCCCCGTGCCCCCGAACGGGCCTTTTACCGATGCCCCCGTCACTCTCGATTGGATCTTTTCACGCTGGGATGATCTCGACGTATGGGGTGACACCGTCGGCACGCTGGTCGAGATCAACGAGGCGAAGCGCAAGGATGCGCTGAAGCTCGGGGCGCGCGGAGACGCGAAGGTGTATTCGCTGGGCGAGCCCATGCGCGCGGGGAGCCCGGCCTTCCCGCACGACCCGCCGCGCCGCGCCGATTACTGGATCGCCGCGTACGGGCCGGTCGGGGAAAACGAGTTCTTCTACCAGGACGAGCGGTTCGAGGCCTTCACGTTCCAGCAGGCGACTCAGGTCGATGATTTTGGTCATCCAAGCTTCGGCGGCTGGTTCTACGGCGGCCACCGCTTCGAGCAAATCACGCCGCGCCCCGACATCCTCGACCCGCTCGACCGGCAGGCCCTCGCCCGCGCTGACTCCGAGGCCGCGAACTACGGGCCGGGCAGCATTCTCGGGGGCACGCAATCGCTCGGGATCCAGAACATCGGGCCGATCATCACGCGGGGCCTGCTCCTCGACGTGCTCGGCTACAAGCGCGCGGTCGGGCACACGAGCGCGATCGCGCCAAACGGAAAATCCCTCGCGCCCGGATATCGCATCACCATCGCCGACCTCAAAGCGACAATGGATTGGGAGGACCTCGATTGCATCGAGCCCGGCGACGTGGTCATCATCCGCACGGGCTGGAGCCATTACTGGGCAAACGAGGCGCTCTGGCCCACGTACCTCGGCGCTGCGCCCGGCCCGTGGATCGCCGAATGCCATTGGCTCGCGCAATTCCGTCCGGCCATCGTCGCCTCGGATACCTACGCCATGGAGGTGTTCCCCGGCCCGCGGGCCACCGCCCTCGCCGAGGGGCACCAGGTGCTCATGGTGGCGAACGGCATTCGGCTCGGCGAGGGTTTCAATTCCGCGGCGCTCGCCGCGGACAGGGTTTACGAGTTCATGTTCTTCGACACGCCTTACAACCTCGCCGGCGCGACGTGCGCCGGAAATGCCCCCGCCGCGATCGGCGGGCGCAAAAAGAACAAGTAA
- a CDS encoding PAS domain S-box protein, with amino-acid sequence MRKLLMYGLSMRYIRNSGHPPQHANERGLDLNEHLTETHRDQDRETLLARIDVLERENVALRRTAQEAQRIFDGSCDFLQRFDLAGNFLYISAACRSVLGYEPDEMIGKASFEFLHPDDVEPTKKEQQVLLAGGPTSRIELRLRRKDGVYVWMECRPVLIRGPHGEPLEFVVTAREVTERKRMEDQLRASEERFRALLTGLHVGVVMQEPSGKNVLFNPHALTLLGVTEDQLLGRTSFDPRWGAVYEDGSPCPGEVHPISVALRTAKPVRDFVHGIDRPALGDRVWLLVSAAPQLDEHGVVTGAIATFTDITARKEAEDLVRSQARMLEEMSTPLVPIRDDIVAMPLIGTVDARRADLVLDTLLTGIAQRGARVAILDITGVSVVDSHVATTLVRAAQAARLLGAQVVLTGIRGSVAQTLVDLGVDLSGLVTRGTLQGGIDWAFSRRS; translated from the coding sequence ATGCGAAAGCTCTTGATGTATGGCCTGTCAATGCGGTACATTCGTAACAGCGGCCACCCGCCGCAACACGCCAACGAGCGAGGGTTGGACTTGAACGAGCACCTCACGGAGACTCACCGGGACCAGGACCGGGAGACGCTTCTTGCCCGCATCGACGTGCTGGAGCGCGAAAATGTGGCACTGCGACGAACCGCCCAGGAGGCGCAGCGGATCTTCGACGGCTCGTGCGATTTTCTGCAACGCTTCGACCTCGCTGGCAACTTCCTCTACATCTCCGCCGCCTGCCGCTCCGTCCTCGGCTACGAGCCCGACGAGATGATCGGAAAGGCCTCGTTCGAGTTCCTTCACCCGGACGACGTCGAGCCCACGAAGAAGGAGCAACAGGTCCTGCTCGCGGGCGGCCCGACATCCCGGATCGAGCTGCGGCTGCGGCGCAAGGACGGCGTGTACGTATGGATGGAGTGCCGCCCCGTGCTCATTCGGGGCCCGCACGGCGAGCCCCTCGAGTTCGTGGTGACCGCGCGCGAGGTGACCGAGCGCAAGCGCATGGAGGACCAGCTCCGCGCGAGCGAGGAGCGGTTCCGCGCGCTGCTCACGGGCCTGCACGTGGGCGTGGTCATGCAGGAACCGAGCGGGAAAAACGTCCTCTTCAACCCGCATGCGCTCACGTTGCTCGGCGTGACCGAGGATCAGCTTTTGGGTCGGACCTCGTTCGATCCCCGCTGGGGCGCGGTGTACGAAGATGGCTCGCCGTGCCCGGGCGAGGTGCATCCGATCTCCGTCGCGCTGCGGACGGCCAAACCCGTGCGTGATTTCGTGCATGGGATCGACCGGCCTGCGCTGGGCGATCGCGTGTGGCTCCTGGTGAGCGCGGCGCCGCAGCTCGACGAGCATGGCGTGGTGACAGGCGCCATCGCGACCTTCACGGACATCACGGCGCGCAAGGAGGCCGAGGATCTGGTGCGGTCGCAAGCCCGGATGCTCGAAGAGATGTCGACGCCGCTCGTGCCCATCCGCGACGATATCGTGGCGATGCCGCTCATCGGCACCGTGGACGCGCGGCGCGCCGATCTTGTGCTCGACACGCTGCTCACGGGTATCGCGCAGCGGGGCGCGCGCGTGGCAATCCTGGACATCACGGGCGTGAGCGTGGTCGATTCGCACGTGGCGACCACGCTGGTTCGCGCGGCGCAGGCGGCGCGTCTCCTGGGCGCGCAGGTGGTGCTGACGGGCATCCGCGGGAGCGTGGCGCAGACGCTCGTCGATCTCGGCGTGGATCTGTCGGGGCTGGTGACGCGAGGCACGCTGCAAGGCGGAATCGACTGGGCGTTCTCGCGCCGCTCGTAA
- a CDS encoding glycoside hydrolase 5 family protein, whose translation MRYVWPMFACAITLHAEITSASGFVRAAGGRFQRDGKPYTFLGANFWYGMNLGAEGPSGNRERLSRELDRLAALGVTNLRILAATEGPESAPWRILPVLQPSPREYREEILLGLDFLLKEMKTRGMIAVVCLNNFWPWSGGMAQYLRWSGAGPIPYPPPEPGGSWGTYQAYTEAFYSNPAAVEASHDLIRLLLNRTNRYTGMRYADDPTIMAWELANEPRGGANVEAFHRWIERTAGLLKSLDAQHLVTTGSEGETPWPRASGLNVVKNHQFPSIDYVTAHVWPQNWGWYDPARPLETYEVAVREMQSYIQRHIEKARILGKPLVVEEFGFPRDAGSHEPGATTAARDRYYRAVFDVVLDAVRAGAPVGGVNVWAWSGEGRPRMSGGHWQRNDPFTGDPPHEAQGWYGVYDTDHSTLRVIADYARRIALGSGRLLDASTP comes from the coding sequence ATGAGGTACGTTTGGCCGATGTTCGCCTGCGCCATCACGCTGCACGCGGAGATCACGTCGGCCTCGGGCTTCGTACGCGCCGCCGGGGGCCGCTTCCAGCGCGATGGGAAGCCCTACACGTTTCTCGGAGCGAATTTCTGGTATGGCATGAACCTCGGCGCCGAGGGACCTTCGGGAAACCGGGAAAGGCTCTCGCGGGAGCTCGATCGCCTCGCGGCCCTCGGGGTAACGAACCTGCGTATCCTCGCGGCCACCGAAGGCCCGGAGTCCGCGCCCTGGCGGATCCTCCCCGTGCTCCAGCCCTCCCCGCGTGAATACCGCGAAGAGATCCTCCTCGGCCTGGATTTTCTGTTGAAGGAGATGAAAACACGCGGCATGATCGCCGTGGTTTGCCTGAACAATTTTTGGCCCTGGTCCGGCGGCATGGCGCAATACCTGCGCTGGAGCGGCGCGGGGCCGATTCCTTATCCCCCGCCCGAGCCCGGGGGGAGCTGGGGCACCTATCAGGCCTATACCGAGGCCTTTTATTCGAATCCGGCCGCCGTCGAGGCATCCCACGATCTCATACGGCTGCTGCTGAACCGGACAAACCGATACACCGGCATGCGGTACGCGGACGACCCGACGATCATGGCCTGGGAGCTCGCGAACGAGCCTCGGGGTGGGGCGAACGTCGAGGCGTTCCACCGATGGATCGAGCGCACGGCGGGGCTCTTGAAATCGCTCGATGCCCAGCACCTCGTGACCACCGGCTCCGAGGGTGAGACGCCCTGGCCTCGCGCGAGCGGCCTCAACGTCGTCAAGAACCACCAGTTCCCCTCGATTGATTACGTCACGGCGCACGTCTGGCCACAAAACTGGGGTTGGTACGATCCGGCGCGGCCCCTGGAGACCTACGAGGTGGCCGTGCGTGAAATGCAATCCTATATCCAGCGGCACATCGAAAAAGCGCGTATCCTGGGAAAACCCCTCGTGGTCGAGGAGTTCGGGTTCCCGCGCGACGCCGGCAGCCACGAGCCCGGCGCGACCACGGCCGCGCGTGATCGATATTATCGCGCCGTCTTCGACGTGGTGCTCGACGCCGTGCGCGCGGGCGCGCCCGTGGGCGGGGTCAATGTTTGGGCCTGGTCGGGCGAAGGCCGTCCGCGCATGTCCGGCGGCCATTGGCAAAGGAACGACCCGTTCACCGGCGATCCGCCGCACGAAGCGCAAGGCTGGTACGGCGTCTACGACACGGACCATTCGACCCTGCGTGTGATCGCGGACTATGCGCGTAGAATCGCCTTGGGCTCGGGGCGATTGCTCGACGCGTCAACCCCATGA
- a CDS encoding helix-turn-helix domain-containing protein: MPKREALTIGELARRTGIPVKTLRFYSDEGLLPPARRSRANYRLYDQEQVVRVELVRTLREAGVDLATIRKVLARNLSLEDALRLRLAAVEAHAASLSRIAAALRAALRGEPSEKDLRRLWTVTRLSNEERKAVISRFYDQVADSVPIDAEWMRGMIEASAPKLPDDPTPAQLEAWIELAEILADPTFIANMRVMAAVTWSEEVDQAALLHAQSEAVAATREARARGVEPDSAEALVIAERFVREAAKASGKDLDAAFEDQMRRTQDPRALRYWELVSVMTGEPLSPAYEDGRWLGSAIARFLEH, from the coding sequence ATGCCGAAGAGGGAGGCGCTCACCATCGGGGAACTGGCGCGGCGGACGGGGATTCCCGTCAAGACGCTTCGATTCTACTCGGATGAAGGGCTTCTGCCGCCGGCGCGGCGATCCCGCGCCAATTACCGGCTTTACGACCAGGAGCAGGTGGTTCGTGTCGAGCTCGTGCGGACGCTCCGGGAAGCGGGGGTCGACCTCGCGACGATCCGCAAAGTGCTCGCCAGGAACCTGTCGCTCGAGGACGCGCTCCGCCTGCGCCTCGCGGCGGTCGAAGCCCACGCGGCCTCGCTTTCGCGTATCGCCGCTGCGTTGCGCGCCGCCCTTCGGGGAGAGCCCAGCGAAAAGGACTTGAGGAGGTTGTGGACCGTGACTCGACTATCCAATGAAGAACGCAAAGCAGTCATTTCCCGCTTTTACGACCAGGTCGCCGACAGCGTGCCCATCGACGCCGAGTGGATGCGAGGGATGATCGAAGCGAGCGCCCCGAAGCTGCCGGACGATCCCACGCCCGCGCAGCTCGAAGCGTGGATCGAGCTCGCGGAGATCCTCGCGGATCCGACGTTCATCGCGAACATGCGCGTGATGGCGGCCGTCACGTGGAGCGAGGAGGTCGACCAAGCGGCCCTCCTCCACGCGCAGAGCGAGGCCGTCGCCGCCACGCGTGAGGCGCGGGCACGGGGCGTGGAGCCCGATTCCGCCGAGGCTCTCGTGATCGCGGAGCGGTTCGTCCGCGAAGCCGCGAAGGCGAGCGGCAAGGACCTCGACGCTGCATTCGAGGATCAGATGCGAAGGACGCAGGATCCACGCGCGCTGCGCTACTGGGAGCTCGTCTCCGTGATGACCGGCGAGCCGCTATCGCCCGCCTACGAGGACGGGCGCTGGCTCGGCTCAGCGATCGCGAGGTTCCTCGAACATTGA
- a CDS encoding PAS domain-containing protein: protein MQTIDDVERLQEFFREHPDAQIVASREGHCLHVNEAAASALGGDVGPETLLSERVHPGDFGHFLSEWAAIVASSKPSAFAVLLGGKGAKARAFVLHARRASSGDRVHVSLRPKDGEAEVEQSSVRRREQVLRVVLDNLPIMVWATDKEAVCTYADGKGLEFSSIKPEYLIGKNSFALYPPEATTGLKKALEGTISRHVSTDNGQYWDNRVIPVQDADGNVTGTVGMSLNVTELQQAKAELEAKLALIERQQEVIRNLETPIIQVWDHVLTLPMVGVVDSRRAARVMDDVLGAVSRLSARFAILDLTGVDVIDTATAGHLFSIIGAVRLLGAEGIISGIRPNVAQTMVSMGIDMSSVLTLSSLRDALALCMRRMRAEGRR from the coding sequence ATGCAGACCATCGACGACGTGGAACGATTGCAGGAGTTCTTCCGTGAGCATCCCGACGCGCAGATCGTCGCCAGCCGCGAAGGGCATTGCCTTCACGTCAACGAGGCGGCCGCAAGCGCGCTCGGAGGCGACGTCGGGCCGGAGACGTTGCTCTCCGAGCGGGTGCATCCAGGGGATTTCGGGCACTTCCTCTCGGAGTGGGCGGCGATCGTCGCGAGCAGCAAGCCGTCCGCATTCGCCGTTCTCCTCGGCGGCAAGGGCGCGAAGGCTCGGGCCTTCGTCCTCCACGCGCGCCGCGCGTCCTCCGGCGACCGCGTCCACGTGTCGCTGCGGCCCAAGGACGGGGAGGCCGAAGTGGAGCAGTCGTCCGTGCGCCGCCGCGAGCAGGTGCTGCGCGTCGTCCTCGACAATCTCCCGATCATGGTATGGGCCACCGATAAAGAAGCCGTGTGCACCTATGCCGACGGCAAAGGCCTGGAGTTCTCCAGCATCAAGCCCGAGTACCTCATCGGCAAGAATTCCTTCGCGCTTTACCCGCCAGAAGCCACCACGGGATTGAAGAAGGCCCTCGAAGGCACGATATCCCGGCACGTCAGCACCGACAACGGCCAGTACTGGGACAACCGCGTCATCCCCGTGCAGGACGCGGACGGGAACGTGACCGGGACCGTGGGCATGTCGCTCAACGTCACCGAGTTGCAGCAAGCCAAGGCCGAGCTTGAAGCGAAGCTCGCGCTCATCGAGCGTCAGCAAGAGGTGATCCGAAACCTGGAGACCCCCATCATCCAGGTATGGGACCACGTGCTCACGCTGCCCATGGTGGGCGTCGTCGACAGCCGCCGCGCCGCGCGGGTCATGGATGACGTGCTCGGCGCCGTCAGCCGCTTGTCCGCGCGGTTCGCCATTCTCGATCTGACGGGCGTGGACGTCATCGATACGGCCACGGCCGGCCATCTGTTCTCGATCATCGGGGCCGTCCGCCTGCTCGGGGCCGAGGGGATCATCTCCGGCATCCGACCGAACGTCGCGCAGACCATGGTCAGCATGGGCATCGACATGTCCAGCGTCCTCACGCTTTCGAGTCTGCGCGACGCGCTCGCGCTTTGCATGCGCCGCATGCGGGCGGAGGGGCGGAGGTAG
- a CDS encoding cytochrome P450: protein MKTASPPGPQGLPLLGSLLDLRKDKLGFLTSLAKTYGDFVHFRVGPRNAYLVSRPDCVHEVLVEHPKRMPKEWIHQRIVAPFFGNGVVTSNGAVHDRQRRLAQPAFQPRRLDNYCRVFVEQALEGIRGWRSGSEYEIDNEMLRITIQNVSLTLFSADATDIVPRAATAMTDILGLLGREYDIAFPIPMWVPSEYNRRKRAAIRELNDIVMKFVEDWRKTGQDKGDLLSMLMLAHGERGGVTHDDLRDNMIAMFSAGHETTAFTLVWAWIMLARHPEVEAALWEELDRVLGGRPPTAEDYPQLAYTTMIIKETLRIYPTGWLLFPRETTEDIVLGGYPIPKGSMLYVAPYVIHRNPTYFADPERFDPERFRAGADKQLPRGAYIPFGLGPRVCMGQHFATMEAVLTLATVAQRYRVSILAKQPLVPSGSLALRPPRGVKVRVDARQPTAAAAA, encoded by the coding sequence ATGAAAACTGCATCTCCGCCTGGACCCCAAGGGCTGCCTCTCCTGGGCAGCTTGCTCGACCTGCGTAAAGACAAGCTCGGGTTCCTGACGAGCCTCGCCAAGACCTACGGTGACTTCGTCCATTTTCGTGTCGGGCCTCGCAACGCGTATCTCGTGAGCCGGCCCGATTGTGTCCACGAGGTCCTCGTCGAGCATCCGAAAAGGATGCCGAAGGAATGGATTCACCAGCGGATCGTGGCGCCGTTCTTCGGCAACGGCGTCGTGACCTCGAACGGCGCGGTCCATGACCGGCAGCGCCGGCTGGCGCAGCCTGCCTTCCAGCCGCGGCGCCTCGACAATTATTGTCGGGTCTTCGTGGAGCAGGCGCTCGAGGGGATCCGCGGGTGGCGCTCGGGCAGCGAATACGAGATCGACAACGAGATGCTGCGGATCACGATCCAGAATGTCTCCTTGACCCTGTTCAGCGCGGACGCGACCGACATCGTCCCCCGCGCCGCGACGGCGATGACCGACATCCTCGGGCTCCTCGGCAGGGAATACGACATCGCGTTCCCAATCCCCATGTGGGTCCCGAGCGAGTACAACCGCCGCAAGCGAGCGGCCATCCGTGAGCTCAACGATATCGTGATGAAATTCGTGGAGGACTGGCGCAAGACCGGGCAGGACAAGGGCGACCTCCTGTCCATGTTGATGCTCGCCCACGGCGAGCGCGGCGGCGTGACGCACGACGACCTACGCGACAACATGATCGCGATGTTCTCCGCGGGTCACGAGACCACGGCGTTCACGCTGGTATGGGCGTGGATCATGCTTGCGCGACATCCCGAGGTGGAAGCCGCGCTATGGGAGGAGCTCGACCGCGTGCTCGGCGGGCGCCCCCCGACGGCCGAGGATTACCCGCAGCTCGCCTATACGACGATGATCATCAAAGAGACGTTGCGCATCTACCCGACGGGCTGGCTTTTGTTCCCACGAGAAACGACCGAGGACATCGTCCTCGGAGGGTATCCGATCCCAAAGGGAAGCATGCTCTACGTCGCGCCCTACGTGATCCATCGGAACCCGACGTATTTCGCTGATCCCGAACGCTTCGATCCCGAGCGCTTCCGGGCGGGGGCCGATAAGCAGCTCCCCCGTGGGGCTTACATTCCTTTCGGCCTCGGGCCGCGGGTATGCATGGGTCAGCACTTCGCCACGATGGAAGCCGTGCTCACCCTGGCGACCGTGGCGCAGCGTTATCGCGTGTCGATCCTCGCCAAACAACCGCTCGTGCCCAGCGGAAGCCTCGCGCTGCGGCCGCCCCGAGGCGTGAAAGTGCGGGTCGACGCACGGCAACCGACGGCCGCGGCCGCGGCGTAA
- a CDS encoding UbiA family prenyltransferase has protein sequence MNVFPSNLRAARATPNVIVRELSLFWSFVAGDLSSAVAPAFLFTLAAWKTSGAEPARLPGVITRSLLYFCLYLYAFCLANQATGLEEDRRNKPHRPLVTGLVSVRGAWLRWAVVMALFTLMGAWLGVIEYALGWQLIILVHNVVLGARNWVVKNLCMSLGILVQLAAAWQMVTPLSPLAWRWILLPAAVIFPLVSVQDLRDMNGDRAAGRLTFPLVFGERATRILLAVCFGLLPLAVHVALLQPAGARGAVWAADAALGAVALAIGLRVAFFRTPREDHITYLLFTGWYCLLLITAVVVL, from the coding sequence ATGAACGTCTTCCCTTCCAACCTGCGGGCCGCGCGCGCCACGCCAAACGTCATCGTGCGCGAGCTGTCGCTCTTCTGGTCGTTCGTCGCGGGCGACCTGTCTTCCGCGGTCGCCCCGGCGTTCCTGTTCACGCTGGCGGCGTGGAAGACGTCGGGCGCGGAGCCGGCGCGGCTGCCGGGCGTGATCACGCGCAGCTTGCTTTACTTCTGCCTCTATCTTTACGCGTTTTGTCTCGCCAACCAGGCCACGGGACTCGAAGAGGATCGGCGCAACAAGCCACATCGGCCACTGGTGACGGGCCTCGTGTCGGTGCGCGGCGCGTGGTTGCGCTGGGCCGTCGTGATGGCGCTGTTCACCCTGATGGGCGCGTGGCTCGGGGTCATCGAGTATGCGCTCGGCTGGCAGCTCATCATCCTCGTGCACAACGTCGTGCTCGGCGCGCGCAACTGGGTCGTCAAGAACCTTTGCATGTCGCTCGGGATCCTCGTTCAGCTCGCCGCGGCGTGGCAAATGGTCACGCCTCTCTCGCCGCTCGCGTGGCGGTGGATCCTCTTGCCCGCGGCCGTGATTTTCCCCCTGGTCTCCGTGCAGGACCTGCGCGACATGAATGGGGATCGCGCGGCCGGTCGGCTGACGTTCCCGCTCGTCTTCGGCGAGCGCGCGACCCGAATCCTGCTCGCCGTGTGTTTCGGGCTCCTGCCGCTCGCCGTTCATGTCGCGCTCCTGCAGCCCGCGGGCGCGCGAGGAGCGGTATGGGCCGCGGACGCCGCCCTCGGGGCCGTGGCGCTCGCCATTGGCCTCCGCGTGGCTTTCTTCCGCACGCCGAGGGAGGATCACATCACCTATCTGCTCTTCACAGGCTGGTATTGCCTGCTCCTGATCACCGCCGTCGTCGTCCTCTGA